A single window of Synechococcus sp. C9 DNA harbors:
- the bcp gene encoding thioredoxin-dependent thiol peroxidase, with protein sequence MNDLPAVAIGQPAPPFTLPSSDGQNVNLAQFQGQWVVLYFYPRDNTPGCTKEACGFRDAHSQFQQAQAVILGISTDSVASHEKFIRKYNLPFLLLADTEGQVARAYGSYGPKKFMGKTYEGVFRHTFILDPQGKIAQIYRQVKPETHAQQVLTDLAQLQHPTP encoded by the coding sequence ATGAACGACCTCCCGGCAGTAGCCATCGGCCAACCGGCACCCCCGTTCACCCTCCCCAGTAGCGACGGGCAAAATGTTAACTTAGCGCAATTCCAGGGGCAATGGGTGGTGCTGTACTTCTATCCCCGGGACAACACCCCCGGCTGTACCAAGGAAGCCTGCGGGTTTCGGGATGCCCATAGCCAATTTCAACAGGCGCAGGCGGTCATCCTGGGCATCAGTACCGATTCCGTCGCCAGTCATGAAAAATTCATCCGTAAGTACAATTTACCATTTTTACTCCTGGCGGACACGGAGGGACAGGTCGCCCGTGCCTATGGCAGTTATGGCCCCAAAAAATTCATGGGCAAAACCTACGAGGGCGTATTTCGCCATACCTTTATCCTTGATCCCCAGGGCAAAATCGCCCAAATCTACCGCCAAGTGAAACCGGAAACCCACGCCCAGCAGGTTTTAACCGACCTTGCTCAATTACAACATCCAACCCCCTGA
- a CDS encoding family 10 glycosylhydrolase, with translation MRRLLSLIIAGTTLTWSPLALAQDGGLPLESQDPMNFILPARPIPRSVNTFQLRRMKQQLGELVERVQAIVTLAQMQKQEQPVAGTVQAIAFAESVLGHLDGWIAQGQGEWARSQWLQAQALLWQNYPALAAQTKPEVRAIWLDRETIVKAGSEAGLLPIFDRLRAAGVNLVFFETVNAGYPIYPSRVAPAQNPLTRGWDPLAVAVKLAKERQMELHPWVWVFAVGNQRHNALLGQPANYLGPVLTAYPEWANRDNRGNVIPPRQDKPFLDHAHPQAREYLLRLFEEIVTRYDVDGLHLDYIRYPFQSGGVHYGYGAASRQIYQQLTGIDPLTLTPNQPAWQDWTAWRTQQVTDFVTTVNQRVKQHRPELVLSTAVFAYSRPSRLYRLQQDWETWAVTGAVDMVVLMSYAEDTQGLQDLFKPALPVSAPVLFLPGISLMRTTPTAVLDQVQATRNSSLGPGYALFAMSHLNGDLEPRLQQPAVPLPHRQPFLNALHRYQAQEREWQFLSQQGQLTIPNPQTLPQVRAALTQLAHTPSADHWHTARSALKDLDADLNHWQYPQPWQTLTRTTTWRARLQTLEELLLYGARVHLRLPATALSQPLPSLPRPRPMLTPNPISERP, from the coding sequence GTGCGACGGCTCCTCAGTTTGATCATCGCTGGTACTACTTTGACCTGGTCGCCTTTGGCACTTGCCCAGGATGGGGGTCTCCCCTTGGAATCCCAAGACCCGATGAATTTTATTCTGCCCGCCCGTCCGATTCCCCGGTCTGTCAATACGTTTCAATTACGTCGTATGAAGCAACAGTTAGGGGAACTGGTGGAACGGGTGCAGGCGATTGTCACCCTGGCGCAGATGCAAAAACAGGAGCAACCGGTGGCGGGAACGGTGCAGGCGATTGCGTTTGCGGAGTCGGTGCTCGGACACCTAGACGGCTGGATCGCCCAGGGGCAGGGAGAATGGGCACGGAGTCAGTGGTTACAGGCGCAGGCTCTGCTCTGGCAAAACTATCCGGCACTGGCGGCGCAGACCAAACCGGAGGTACGGGCGATCTGGCTGGACCGGGAAACGATTGTGAAAGCGGGTTCGGAGGCGGGGCTACTGCCGATTTTTGACCGTCTGCGGGCGGCGGGGGTGAATCTAGTTTTTTTTGAGACGGTGAATGCGGGTTATCCCATCTACCCCAGTCGGGTGGCACCAGCCCAGAATCCTTTGACCCGGGGTTGGGACCCTTTGGCAGTGGCGGTGAAATTGGCGAAGGAACGGCAGATGGAACTGCATCCCTGGGTGTGGGTGTTTGCGGTGGGCAATCAACGGCACAATGCCCTGTTGGGACAGCCTGCCAACTACCTAGGGCCGGTGCTGACGGCGTACCCGGAGTGGGCGAACCGGGACAACCGGGGCAATGTGATTCCCCCCCGCCAGGACAAGCCGTTTTTGGACCATGCCCACCCCCAGGCACGGGAATACCTCCTGCGGTTGTTTGAGGAGATTGTTACCCGCTATGACGTGGATGGCCTCCACCTGGACTACATCCGCTATCCCTTCCAAAGCGGCGGGGTGCATTACGGCTACGGGGCGGCTTCCCGGCAAATTTATCAACAACTGACTGGCATAGACCCCCTGACCCTGACCCCCAACCAACCGGCATGGCAGGACTGGACGGCGTGGCGCACCCAGCAGGTGACGGATTTTGTCACGACGGTGAACCAACGTGTGAAACAACACCGCCCGGAGTTGGTTTTATCTACGGCCGTGTTTGCCTATTCCCGTCCCTCGCGCCTCTATCGCCTGCAACAGGATTGGGAAACCTGGGCGGTGACCGGAGCAGTGGATATGGTGGTGCTGATGTCCTACGCTGAGGATACCCAGGGGTTGCAGGATTTGTTCAAACCGGCTCTGCCCGTATCGGCTCCCGTGCTGTTTTTACCGGGGATTTCCCTGATGCGGACGACCCCCACCGCCGTTTTAGACCAGGTGCAAGCCACCCGCAACAGTAGCCTGGGGCCCGGTTATGCCCTGTTCGCCATGTCCCATCTCAACGGGGACTTGGAACCCCGATTGCAACAACCGGCGGTGCCCCTCCCCCACCGGCAACCCTTTCTCAACGCCCTACACCGCTACCAAGCCCAGGAACGGGAATGGCAGTTTTTAAGCCAACAGGGACAGTTGACCATCCCCAACCCCCAAACCCTACCCCAGGTGAGGGCGGCGCTCACCCAACTGGCGCACACCCCCAGCGCAGACCATTGGCACACCGCCCGCAGTGCCCTGAAGGATTTGGACGCGGATTTGAACCACTGGCAGTACCCCCAACCCTGGCAGACCCTCACCCGCACGACCACCTGGCGCGCCCGTTTGCAAACCCTGGAGGAATTACTTTTGTACGGCGCTCGGGTACACCTCCGCCTTCCCGCCACTGCCCTCAGTCAACCCCTGCCCAGCCTCCCCCGTCCCCGCCCAATGCTCACCCCCAATCCCATCTCCGAACGGCCATGA
- a CDS encoding acetate kinase, which yields MECLYILVLNAGSSSQKSCLYQLPFDRLPEHPPTPLWQAHIDWGKIPGQAAIKIKTKSQTHTQEIPLTSRPEVMRSVLHTLISGELAVIENFSQISIAGHRIVHGGTKYHLPTLITPAVKQDITDLIPLAPAHHPAHLEGITVLQELLPNCHQVAVFDTAFHHDLPLYAQVYPIPYEWYEKGIRRYGFHGINHEYCAQRTAQLLGQPLQELKLVCCHLGNGASLCAIAEGKSVDTTMGFTPLEGLMMGSRSGSIDPGIILHWLRRESLNGEQINHLLNQESGLKGVSQLTGDMRQILEARSQGHPGATLAFDVYIHRLTQCVGAMVASLGGCDALIFTGGVGENATPVRAELCNKLRFLGVDCDPEKNQKRGEDRDISTPNSAIRIFVIAAEEDWAIAQTCWRLMMNHKVS from the coding sequence ATGGAATGTCTTTACATTTTGGTCTTAAATGCCGGTTCCAGTAGTCAAAAAAGCTGTCTTTACCAATTACCTTTTGACCGCTTACCGGAGCATCCCCCAACCCCCTTATGGCAAGCCCATATTGACTGGGGAAAAATTCCGGGGCAGGCGGCGATCAAAATTAAAACAAAATCGCAGACTCACACCCAGGAAATACCACTTACCTCCCGCCCAGAAGTCATGCGGTCAGTGCTTCATACCCTCATCTCCGGGGAATTAGCGGTGATCGAAAATTTCTCACAAATTAGCATCGCCGGACATCGGATTGTGCATGGGGGAACCAAATATCATTTACCCACCCTGATCACCCCAGCAGTGAAACAGGATATTACGGATTTAATTCCCCTTGCTCCTGCCCATCATCCCGCCCATTTAGAGGGAATTACAGTTCTGCAAGAATTGCTCCCGAATTGCCACCAAGTGGCGGTTTTTGATACGGCTTTTCACCATGATTTACCCCTGTACGCCCAAGTGTATCCCATCCCCTATGAATGGTATGAAAAAGGGATTCGCCGTTATGGATTTCACGGGATTAATCATGAATACTGCGCCCAACGCACAGCCCAACTTTTAGGGCAACCATTGCAGGAATTAAAATTAGTTTGTTGTCACTTAGGAAATGGGGCTTCCCTGTGTGCGATTGCCGAAGGAAAAAGTGTGGATACCACGATGGGATTTACCCCCTTGGAAGGGTTGATGATGGGTAGTCGTTCGGGTTCCATTGACCCTGGCATTATCCTGCATTGGTTGCGCCGTGAATCCCTGAATGGGGAGCAAATCAATCATCTTTTGAACCAAGAATCTGGATTAAAAGGAGTATCACAACTCACGGGGGATATGCGGCAGATTTTAGAAGCCAGATCGCAGGGACATCCGGGGGCAACCTTAGCCTTTGATGTGTACATTCATCGGTTAACCCAATGTGTGGGGGCAATGGTGGCGAGTTTGGGCGGTTGTGATGCCCTAATTTTCACCGGTGGGGTGGGGGAAAATGCAACACCCGTGCGGGCTGAATTGTGTAACAAATTACGGTTTTTAGGCGTGGATTGTGACCCGGAAAAGAATCAAAAGCGGGGTGAGGATCGGGATATTAGCACCCCCAATTCGGCGATCCGGATTTTCGTGATTGCCGCTGAAGAAGATTGGGCGATTGCTCAAACCTGTTGGCGGTTGATGATGAATCACAAAGTCTCTTGA
- a CDS encoding NblA/ycf18 family protein: protein MDQPIELSLEQEFSLRSFETQVQQMSREQAQEFLVKLYHQMLLKEKMYQHFLKFQWGLEPGV, encoded by the coding sequence ATGGATCAGCCGATTGAGTTGTCCTTAGAGCAGGAGTTTAGTCTCCGTTCGTTTGAAACCCAAGTGCAGCAGATGAGTCGGGAGCAAGCCCAGGAGTTTCTGGTCAAGCTTTACCACCAGATGTTGCTCAAGGAGAAGATGTACCAACATTTTCTCAAGTTTCAGTGGGGCTTAGAGCCTGGGGTTTAA
- the ribBA gene encoding bifunctional 3,4-dihydroxy-2-butanone-4-phosphate synthase/GTP cyclohydrolase II, with amino-acid sequence MSEGKFATITEALAALRAGKVIVVVDDEQRENEGDLICAAQFATPSVINFMAVEARGLICLALTGERLDELQLPLMVSNNTDSNQTAFTVSIDASSALGVTTGISAEDRARTIQAVLDPKTRPEDLRRPGHVFPIRAKAGGVLERAGHTEAAVDLARLAGLLPAGVICEIQNPDGSMARLPDLFAYARKHNLLIISIADLIQYRLHHERFVVRQTVAELPTEFGHFHIYGYRNQRDGSEHVAIVKGDPSQFAQQPVLVRVHSECLTGDALGSLRCDCRRQLQSALKMIEYAGQGVVVYLRQEGRGIGLLNKLKAYALQDQGFDTVEANEKLGFPADLRNYGVGAQILHDLGVSQIRLITNNPRKIAGLRGYGLTVVERVPLMVEINHYNLDYLTTKADKLGHLLLQTYLLTLALHWRQPPDPTERYTYLEKLRHLAARNDLHVREVNRPVARAVFDQAELIVHLGFDQPGLAPPDWYQQAEHPYTQAMKTVLAQVSHWSGLAALEFLLATGTDPLLNLQVQLDRRPYPTDAPLTTQVIYRWGFE; translated from the coding sequence GTGTCCGAAGGTAAATTTGCGACGATTACGGAAGCGTTGGCGGCTCTGCGGGCGGGTAAAGTTATTGTTGTAGTGGATGACGAACAGCGGGAGAACGAGGGGGATTTGATCTGCGCCGCCCAGTTTGCCACCCCCAGCGTGATCAATTTTATGGCGGTGGAGGCACGGGGGTTAATCTGTCTGGCGTTGACGGGGGAGCGGCTGGATGAATTGCAGTTGCCCCTGATGGTGAGCAACAACACGGACAGCAATCAGACGGCGTTTACGGTGAGCATTGATGCGTCGTCGGCGTTGGGAGTGACGACGGGGATTTCGGCGGAAGACCGGGCACGCACGATTCAGGCGGTACTGGACCCGAAAACCCGCCCGGAGGATTTGCGGCGACCGGGGCACGTGTTTCCGATTCGGGCGAAAGCGGGGGGAGTCCTGGAGCGGGCAGGGCATACGGAGGCGGCGGTGGATTTGGCGAGATTGGCGGGGTTGCTCCCGGCGGGGGTGATCTGCGAAATCCAAAACCCGGATGGTTCGATGGCGCGCCTGCCGGATTTGTTTGCCTATGCCCGCAAGCACAATTTATTAATCATTAGCATTGCGGATTTGATCCAGTATCGGTTGCACCATGAGCGGTTTGTGGTGCGGCAGACGGTGGCGGAGTTGCCGACGGAATTTGGGCATTTTCACATCTATGGCTATCGCAACCAGCGGGACGGGTCGGAGCACGTGGCGATTGTCAAGGGCGACCCCAGCCAATTTGCCCAACAGCCGGTGCTGGTGCGGGTGCATTCGGAATGTCTGACCGGGGATGCGCTGGGTTCCTTGCGCTGTGATTGTCGGCGGCAGTTGCAATCGGCACTCAAGATGATTGAATACGCCGGGCAGGGGGTGGTGGTGTACCTGCGCCAGGAGGGGCGGGGGATTGGGTTGCTCAACAAACTCAAAGCCTATGCGTTGCAGGATCAGGGGTTTGACACGGTGGAAGCCAATGAAAAATTGGGGTTTCCGGCGGATTTACGCAACTATGGGGTGGGGGCGCAAATTCTCCACGATTTGGGGGTGAGCCAGATTCGTCTGATTACCAACAACCCCCGGAAAATTGCCGGACTGCGGGGCTATGGGCTAACGGTGGTGGAGCGGGTGCCCCTGATGGTGGAAATCAATCATTACAATTTGGACTATCTCACCACCAAGGCGGACAAACTGGGGCATTTGTTACTCCAAACCTATTTGCTCACCCTGGCACTGCACTGGCGACAGCCCCCCGACCCTACGGAACGTTACACCTACCTGGAAAAACTGCGGCATCTGGCGGCACGTAACGACCTCCATGTGCGGGAAGTGAACCGTCCGGTAGCACGAGCCGTATTTGACCAGGCAGAATTGATTGTGCATTTGGGGTTTGACCAGCCGGGACTCGCCCCCCCGGATTGGTACCAGCAGGCGGAACACCCCTATACCCAGGCGATGAAAACCGTTTTGGCACAAGTATCCCACTGGTCGGGGCTGGCGGCGCTGGAATTTCTGCTGGCTACGGGCACCGACCCGCTGTTAAACCTGCAGGTGCAGTTGGACCGCCGTCCCTACCCCACGGACGCACCCCTCACCACCCAGGTCATTTATCGCTGGGGGTTTGAATAA
- the mnmA gene encoding tRNA 2-thiouridine(34) synthase MnmA, protein MAGKRVVVGLSGGVDSSTAAACLVAQGYEVIGVTLWLMPGKGQCCSEGMVDAARICEQLNIPHHVVDMREVFRGHIMDYLVAGYGQGITPLPCSQCNRWVKFAPMLQYAQTTWGIDQIATGHYARITYNPVTERYELRRAVDRTKDQSYFLYTLTQDLLAATLFPLGEYTKTQTRELAARYGLATATKPESQDLCLVEAHGSMQAFLDRYLPTQPGEIVNRQGQVLGQHTGIHHYTVGQRRGLGIAAPEPLYVLALDAAHNRVIVGSREEALSAGCQVDRLNWVSMAPPTTPIPAQVQIRYQALAVDCWVIPTDTDRVQVTFATPQFGVTPGQAAVFYQNDVLLGGGIIQTPSDK, encoded by the coding sequence ATGGCAGGAAAACGGGTGGTGGTCGGTCTGTCGGGGGGGGTGGATAGCTCCACAGCGGCGGCTTGTTTGGTGGCACAGGGGTATGAGGTGATCGGCGTGACCCTTTGGTTGATGCCGGGGAAGGGGCAGTGCTGTAGCGAGGGGATGGTGGATGCCGCCCGGATTTGTGAACAACTTAACATTCCCCATCACGTGGTGGATATGCGGGAGGTCTTCCGGGGACACATCATGGATTACCTGGTGGCGGGCTATGGTCAAGGCATTACCCCCCTGCCCTGCTCCCAGTGCAACCGCTGGGTGAAGTTTGCCCCGATGTTGCAGTACGCTCAAACCACCTGGGGCATTGACCAAATTGCGACGGGTCATTACGCCCGCATTACCTATAACCCTGTGACCGAACGCTACGAACTGCGCCGGGCGGTGGATCGCACTAAAGACCAGTCCTATTTTCTCTACACCCTGACCCAAGACCTGTTGGCGGCGACCCTATTTCCCCTGGGGGAATACACCAAAACCCAAACCCGGGAACTGGCGGCTCGCTATGGGCTGGCGACGGCGACCAAACCGGAAAGTCAGGATTTGTGTCTGGTGGAAGCGCACGGCTCGATGCAGGCGTTTTTGGACCGCTATTTGCCCACCCAACCGGGGGAGATTGTCAACCGGCAAGGGCAGGTGTTGGGACAGCACACGGGCATCCATCATTACACGGTGGGGCAACGGCGAGGGCTGGGGATTGCCGCCCCCGAACCCCTGTACGTCCTGGCGTTGGATGCGGCGCATAACCGGGTGATTGTCGGTTCCCGGGAGGAAGCCCTGTCAGCGGGATGCCAGGTTGACCGTCTGAATTGGGTGAGCATGGCTCCGCCCACCACGCCCATTCCCGCCCAGGTGCAAATCCGTTACCAAGCCCTGGCGGTGGATTGCTGGGTGATTCCTACCGATACAGACCGGGTACAGGTCACGTTTGCCACGCCCCAATTTGGCGTTACACCGGGGCAAGCCGCTGTATTTTATCAGAACGATGTCCTGCTCGGCGGTGGGATTATTCAAACCCCCAGCGATAAATGA
- a CDS encoding DUF4189 domain-containing protein: MTDTTLAGRYHILKPLGSGGFGHTFLAEDLFLPGHPRCVVKQLQPQSTNSQVMEVARRLFNREAEVLYQLGSTVNRIPRLLAHFEQDKDFYLVQEFVEGHDLSHELTPGKKYPEVWVKQLLLDVLEVLSQVHQRNIVHRDIKPANLMRRQSDQHIVLIDFGAVKEVGTLIADGKGETAIGTQIGTRGYMPIEQFRGQPRLSSDVYAVGVVAIQALTGLPPSQMEDYDTGELKWQPYAQISPGLQTVLAKMVHPDWRQRYPSAVEALRAVQELSTAATAPATQPMTPKGVAPTVALTEPAPRPSPVATPTRSSGIPWIVWLFGGMGFVGLAFVGLIFFVALTDTSTDTPSPSEPQASPSPTTQNNQPPRPTSPANTGDLFGAIAYNSEDGTYGYGYNFPDRASAEARAIQECERASQGKTCEVLVWFRNACGALAKDGRNNAGSGWGETRELAQKEAVASCRSIGGADCAVVETICAQ; this comes from the coding sequence GTGACCGATACCACCCTAGCCGGACGCTATCACATTCTCAAACCCCTGGGCAGTGGCGGGTTCGGGCATACCTTTTTGGCTGAGGATTTGTTTTTACCCGGTCATCCCCGCTGTGTGGTCAAACAACTCCAGCCCCAGTCCACCAATTCCCAAGTCATGGAGGTGGCACGGCGGTTATTCAACCGGGAGGCGGAAGTGCTGTACCAACTGGGTTCGACGGTCAACCGCATTCCCCGCCTGCTGGCGCACTTTGAGCAGGACAAGGATTTTTACCTGGTGCAGGAATTTGTGGAGGGGCACGACCTCAGCCACGAACTCACCCCTGGCAAAAAATACCCGGAGGTTTGGGTCAAACAACTGCTTTTGGATGTGTTGGAAGTCCTCAGCCAGGTACATCAGCGCAACATTGTCCACCGGGATATTAAACCCGCCAACCTCATGCGCCGCCAATCCGACCAGCACATTGTCCTGATTGATTTCGGGGCGGTGAAGGAAGTGGGTACCCTGATCGCTGATGGGAAAGGGGAAACCGCCATCGGCACCCAGATTGGCACCCGGGGTTATATGCCCATCGAACAATTTCGGGGACAACCCCGCCTGAGTAGCGACGTGTATGCGGTGGGGGTGGTGGCGATTCAAGCCCTGACCGGTTTACCCCCCAGCCAAATGGAGGACTACGATACGGGGGAATTGAAGTGGCAACCCTACGCCCAAATCAGTCCCGGCTTGCAAACGGTATTGGCAAAAATGGTACACCCGGACTGGCGGCAACGGTATCCCAGTGCGGTGGAAGCCCTGCGAGCCGTTCAGGAACTCTCCACCGCCGCTACCGCCCCAGCCACCCAACCCATGACCCCTAAAGGGGTTGCCCCGACCGTTGCCCTGACTGAACCCGCTCCCCGACCCAGCCCCGTTGCCACCCCGACCCGTTCCTCGGGGATTCCCTGGATTGTCTGGCTATTTGGCGGCATGGGATTTGTGGGACTCGCCTTTGTGGGATTGATTTTTTTCGTAGCACTCACCGATACGAGTACGGATACCCCATCCCCATCGGAACCCCAGGCATCCCCCAGCCCCACCACCCAAAACAACCAACCCCCCCGCCCCACCTCACCCGCAAACACGGGGGATTTATTCGGTGCCATTGCCTACAACAGTGAGGACGGTACCTATGGGTATGGGTACAATTTTCCCGACCGTGCCAGTGCGGAAGCTCGGGCGATCCAGGAATGCGAACGGGCGTCCCAGGGCAAAACCTGTGAAGTGTTGGTCTGGTTCCGGAATGCCTGCGGTGCCCTTGCCAAGGATGGGCGCAATAATGCGGGCAGTGGTTGGGGGGAAACCCGGGAACTCGCCCAAAAAGAAGCGGTCGCCTCCTGTCGCAGTATCGGGGGGGCGGATTGTGCGGTGGTGGAAACCATCTGTGCCCAATAA